From the genome of Argentina anserina chromosome 4, drPotAnse1.1, whole genome shotgun sequence, one region includes:
- the LOC126792382 gene encoding peroxidase 57-like produces MAHHLLPPSVILIFTLFTITILPSEGKGQGLGNDLHVGFYSRSCPQVEDVVAEIINRHHEQDPKTTPAFIRLLFHDCFVKGCDASILLDESVSGSIVEKADGTNGKTLRGLEIIDEIKAELENQCPQTVSCADIIAFASREAVALSGLPRHDVPAGRRDTRTSRNSDIEENLPTPEMTVQNIIKIFSVRNFSVEDMVVLSGAHSIGQSHCDQIRKRIYTFRPGQGIARDPFIDPAYADELAQKCPALPAPDETFSVDFDPVTPEVLDNQYYLNLQNRKGLLETDQVLAFDPNTVEIVNQMAADPEGWTKRFVKLMIRLGRLSVLTKNDGEIRINCRKPNQQTEL; encoded by the exons ATGGCTCATCATCTACTACCCCCCTCAGTTATCCTCATCTTCACCTTGTTTACCATCACCATCCTTCCCTCCGAGGGCAAGGGACAAGGCCTAGGGAACGACTTACATGTCGGGTTTTACTCTAGGAGCTGCCCCCAGGTTGAGGATGTTGTCGCAGAAATTATAAACCGTCATCATGAGCAAGATCCCAAGACGACTCCTGCCTTCATCCGCCTGCTTTTCCATGATTGTTTTGTCAAG GGTTGTGATGCCTCAATTCTGTTAGATGAATCAGTATCTGGTAGCATTGTAGAGAAAGCGGACGGGACCAATGGTAAAACACTGAGAGGTCTTGAGATTATTGATGAAATCAAAGCCGAGCTCGAGAACCAATGCCCTCAAACCGTATCCTGCGCTGACATAATAGCATTTGCGTCTCGGGAAGCCGTTGCACTCTCCGGCCTACCGCGTCACGATGTCCCCGCAGGCCGCCGTGACACTAGGACTTCACGTAATAGTGATATTGAAGAGAACCTCCCGACACCTGAAATGACTGTgcaaaatattatcaaaatttttTCTGTAAGAAACTTCTCGGTAGAAGACATGGTTGTCTTGTCTGGTGCACACTCTATTGGTCAATCACATTGTGACCAAATTCGTAAGAGAATATACACATTTCGCCCAGGCCAGGGTATTGCCAGAGACCCTTTCATAGACCCAGCTTATGCTGACGAGCTAGCCCAGAAGTGCCCAGCACTTCCCGCTCCGGATGAAACGTTTTCTGTGGACTTTGATCCCGTAACGCCAGAAGTACTCGACAATCAATATTATTTGAACCTGCAGAATAGAAAAGGCTTGCTTGAAACGGATCAGGTATTGGCTTTTGATCCCAATACCGTAGAAATTGTGAACCAAATGGCTGCTGACCCTGAAGGTTGGACTAAAAGATTTGTCAAGTTAATGATCAGGCTGGGAAGATTATCAGTTCTGACGAAAAATGACGGAGAGATCAGAATAAACTGTCGTAAACCTAACCAACAGACGGAGCTCTAA